One Luteibacter sp. 9135 DNA segment encodes these proteins:
- the cyoE gene encoding heme o synthase, which produces MSKAAQYFELTKPRVVAMLVFCAVIGMFLAVDADGRRVLPTWHAALFGTLGIWLASASAAAFNHLIDQRIDKLMARTSHRPLATGQLTPMQVFVFAMTLGIVSMLVLVFLVNMLTAVLTFFSLIGYAVVYTAYLKRATPQNIVIGGLAGAAPPMLGWTAVTGSLHPFALQLLLIIFVWTPPHFWALAIFRVDDYSRAQVPMLPVTHGVVFTRWHILFYTILLFVVTMLPFFTGMSGLIYLFGAVILGLGFLWYAARMFNPPDELFAMKMFNYSIVYLMVLFAFLLADHWLVDPIVQPGFRLEPVV; this is translated from the coding sequence GTGAGCAAAGCCGCGCAATATTTCGAGCTGACCAAGCCGCGCGTCGTCGCGATGCTGGTCTTCTGCGCCGTCATCGGCATGTTCCTGGCCGTGGATGCCGACGGCCGCCGCGTGCTGCCGACGTGGCATGCGGCGTTGTTCGGCACGCTGGGCATCTGGCTGGCGTCCGCATCGGCGGCCGCGTTCAACCACCTGATCGACCAGCGCATCGACAAGCTGATGGCGCGCACCTCGCACCGCCCGCTCGCGACCGGCCAGCTCACCCCGATGCAGGTGTTCGTCTTCGCCATGACACTGGGCATCGTATCGATGCTGGTGCTGGTGTTCCTGGTGAATATGCTGACGGCAGTGCTGACGTTCTTCTCGCTGATCGGCTATGCGGTGGTGTACACCGCCTACCTCAAGCGCGCGACGCCGCAGAACATCGTGATCGGCGGGCTGGCCGGCGCCGCGCCGCCGATGCTGGGCTGGACGGCGGTCACGGGCTCGTTGCATCCCTTCGCGCTGCAATTGCTGCTGATCATCTTCGTGTGGACGCCGCCGCACTTCTGGGCGCTGGCGATCTTCCGCGTCGACGATTACTCACGCGCGCAGGTGCCAATGCTGCCGGTGACCCACGGCGTGGTGTTCACGCGCTGGCACATCCTGTTCTACACGATCCTGCTGTTCGTCGTGACCATGCTGCCGTTCTTCACCGGCATGAGCGGCCTGATCTACCTGTTCGGCGCGGTGATCCTGGGCCTGGGCTTCCTCTGGTACGCCGCGCGCATGTTCAACCCGCCCGATGAACTGTTCGCCATGAAGATGTTCAACTATTCCATCGTGTACCTGATGGTGTTGTTCGCGTTTCTGCTGGCCGACCACTGGCTGGTCGATCCGATCGTGCAGCCCGGTTTCCGCCTCGAGCCCGTCGTCTGA